From a region of the Tenggerimyces flavus genome:
- a CDS encoding universal stress protein, translated as MTQFLVVGVDDTEAGRQALIWALSEGRDGWKTVKAVSVWNYDYNGVDALLNPDAVQEKTAQKLDLAIKEALDGQAPPPIDTVVQQGRPDEVLCTEASGARALILGPPGSSRRSGHVVAGCLRRAPCPVVVLPQSYEDPNGGRHRARRFRWH; from the coding sequence GTGACCCAGTTTCTCGTGGTCGGGGTCGACGACACTGAAGCTGGCAGACAAGCCCTCATATGGGCGCTTTCGGAGGGACGTGACGGTTGGAAGACCGTAAAAGCGGTCTCGGTCTGGAACTACGACTACAACGGCGTCGACGCGTTACTGAACCCTGACGCGGTGCAGGAGAAGACCGCGCAGAAGCTGGACCTGGCGATCAAGGAGGCGCTGGACGGACAAGCGCCGCCGCCGATCGACACGGTGGTCCAGCAGGGCCGGCCGGACGAGGTGCTCTGTACCGAGGCGAGCGGCGCGCGAGCGCTGATCCTCGGCCCACCGGGCTCGAGTCGCCGTTCCGGCCACGTCGTAGCTGGCTGCCTCCGCCGGGCTCCGTGCCCCGTGGTGGTGCTGCCCCAGTCCTACGAGGACCCCAACGGAGGGAGGCACCGAGCCCGCCGCTTCCGCTGGCACTGA
- a CDS encoding NAD-glutamate dehydrogenase has translation MTVTAGSVTGTNGKWDDAKEALIVDAAKVAEHSRSAGALSVDRVKALLQAYYRHVPAEDIVRRDPVDIYGAARSHFRLALERPQGTASVHVFTPTVEEHGWSCSHTVVEVVTDDMPFLVDSVTMELSREGRGIHLVVHPQVVVRRDVTGKLLDVLDGTDATAHDAFRESWIHVEIDRESETVELERVEAALTRILRDVRESVEDWPKMEHRARDIVAELGDNPPAEIPPDEIVEARELLDWLAGDQFTFVGYREYTLERHDDADVLRAVPGTGLGILRSDPDQSVSGSFSQLPPEVRARARERKLLILTKANSRSTVHRPAYLDYVGIKTFDENGEVTGERRFLGLFTSVAYTESFQRIPVLRRKAFEVIARSGFTPDSHSGKALLDILETYPRDELFQVSADELLPTALAVLHLQERRQLRLFVRRDDYARYLSCLVYLPRDRFSTQVRLKIQDILMEAFGGESIDFALRFSESVLARLHFVVRLPKGTSVPDVDVAELELKLVSTTRSWSDDFHDAVVEQVGESNSARLMHKYDDAFPPAYQDDFPARTAVADLRRIEDLPKDNGLALSLYEPIDAAPNERRFKIYRTGSGLSLSAVLPVLSRFGVDVTDERPYAIETKDGVQAWIYDFGLVYRGGPGAAASAIRELMQDAFAAVWGGLAENDGFNALVLRAGQTWRQATILRAYAKYMRQTGSTFSQSYIEDTLTANVDLARMLVELFETRFDPARELGVKARKAQVDAVTERIERALDAVQSLDQDRIIRSFLNLMRTTLRTNYFQRDAEGKPKKYVSFKFDPKKNPELPEPKPRFEIWVYSPRVEGVHLRFGPVARGGLRWSDRREDFRTEVLGLVKAQMVKNSVIVPVGAKGGFYAKRLPDPAVDREAWLAEGIACYRTFISGLLDITDNLRGSETIPPLDVVRHDKDDSYLVVAADKGTATFSDIANDLAISYGFWLGDAFASGGSTGYDHKGMGITARGAWESVKRHFREMGRDCQNEDFTCVGIGDMSGDVFGNGMLLSEHTKLVAAFDHRHVFLDPQPDAAVSVAERRRLFQLPRSSWADYNADLISAGGGVFPRTAKSIPISAEVREALGISRSSVTSMTPNDLIHAILCAPVDLLWNGGIGTYVKATTETHGDAGDKANDVVRINGTELRAKCVGEGGNLGLTQLGRIEYALRGGRINTDFIDNTAGVDTSDHEVNIKILLDRVVHDGDLTEKQRNEILASMTDEVGELVLRNNYDQNVALQKAQALAPALLHVHAEWINRLEKADLLDREIEFLPNLRQLRERQQQGIGLTPPELAVLMAYTKIVLSSELLETKLPDDPYLRRQLVDYFPTPMRERFDAQMDAHPLRREIVTTEAVNQLVNTAGITFYHRLSLETGAPAEELTRAHVVARNIYGVDEVWAAVEALDNTIDSAVQVRMRLEARTIAERAARWLVQNRRPPIDIASTIEYFASGLSTLMAALPSVLTGREADQLAKRRDSLLKGGVSEELATRVAVFSPAYAGLGLVETARRTSTDVVDVARAHFTLGERLEVGRLLEKILSLPRDDRWKTTARAALRDDLHAVHAQLTQNVLEASPPEATAAERVAAWEQRDATLVSRTRSTLAEIVDGDVTDLARLSVGLRVVRRLLPTTA, from the coding sequence ATGACTGTCACCGCGGGCAGTGTCACCGGCACGAACGGCAAGTGGGACGACGCCAAAGAGGCCCTGATCGTCGACGCGGCCAAGGTCGCCGAGCACAGTCGCTCCGCCGGGGCCTTGTCCGTCGATCGTGTCAAGGCGCTCTTGCAGGCCTACTACCGGCACGTCCCCGCCGAGGACATCGTGCGGCGCGACCCGGTCGACATCTACGGTGCCGCCCGCAGCCACTTCCGCCTCGCCCTCGAACGTCCGCAGGGCACCGCGTCGGTGCACGTCTTCACCCCCACGGTCGAGGAGCACGGCTGGTCCTGCAGCCACACCGTCGTCGAGGTCGTCACCGACGACATGCCGTTCCTCGTCGACTCGGTGACGATGGAGCTCTCCCGCGAGGGCCGCGGCATCCACCTCGTCGTCCACCCGCAGGTCGTCGTACGGCGCGACGTCACCGGCAAGCTGCTCGACGTTCTGGACGGCACCGACGCGACCGCGCACGACGCGTTCCGCGAGTCCTGGATCCACGTCGAGATCGACCGCGAGTCCGAGACGGTCGAGCTGGAACGCGTCGAGGCCGCGCTCACCCGCATCCTCCGCGACGTCCGCGAGTCCGTCGAGGACTGGCCGAAGATGGAGCACCGCGCCCGCGACATCGTCGCCGAGCTCGGTGACAACCCGCCGGCCGAGATCCCGCCGGACGAGATCGTCGAGGCCCGCGAGCTGCTCGACTGGCTGGCCGGCGACCAGTTCACGTTCGTCGGCTATCGCGAGTACACGCTCGAACGGCACGACGACGCCGACGTGCTGCGCGCCGTCCCCGGTACGGGCCTCGGCATCCTGCGCTCCGACCCCGACCAGAGCGTCTCCGGCTCGTTCAGCCAGCTGCCGCCCGAGGTTCGAGCCAGGGCGCGCGAACGCAAGCTGCTGATCCTCACCAAGGCCAACTCCCGCTCCACCGTGCACCGCCCCGCGTACCTCGACTACGTGGGCATCAAGACGTTCGACGAGAACGGCGAGGTCACCGGTGAGCGCCGGTTCCTCGGGCTGTTCACCTCCGTCGCGTACACCGAGAGCTTCCAGCGCATCCCGGTGCTCCGGCGCAAGGCGTTCGAGGTCATCGCGCGGTCCGGGTTCACGCCGGACTCGCACTCGGGCAAGGCCCTGCTGGACATCCTCGAGACCTACCCGCGCGACGAGTTGTTCCAGGTCTCCGCCGACGAGCTGCTGCCGACGGCGCTCGCCGTTCTGCATCTGCAGGAACGCCGGCAGCTCCGGCTCTTCGTGCGACGCGACGACTACGCGCGCTACCTCTCCTGCCTGGTCTATCTGCCGAGGGACCGGTTCTCCACCCAGGTCCGGTTGAAGATCCAGGACATCCTGATGGAGGCGTTCGGCGGCGAGAGCATCGACTTCGCGCTGCGGTTCTCCGAGTCCGTCCTCGCACGGCTGCACTTCGTCGTACGCCTCCCCAAGGGCACCAGCGTGCCCGACGTTGATGTCGCCGAGCTCGAGCTGAAGCTCGTGTCGACGACGCGCTCCTGGTCCGACGACTTCCACGACGCGGTCGTCGAGCAGGTCGGCGAGTCCAACTCCGCGCGGCTCATGCACAAGTACGACGACGCGTTCCCGCCGGCGTACCAGGACGACTTCCCCGCGCGTACGGCCGTCGCCGACCTGCGCCGGATCGAGGACCTGCCCAAGGACAACGGGCTCGCGCTCTCGCTGTACGAGCCGATCGACGCGGCGCCGAACGAGCGCCGGTTCAAGATCTACCGGACCGGCTCGGGCCTGTCGCTGTCCGCGGTGCTGCCCGTCCTCTCGCGGTTCGGCGTCGACGTGACCGACGAGCGGCCGTACGCGATCGAGACCAAGGACGGCGTGCAGGCCTGGATCTACGACTTCGGACTCGTCTACCGCGGCGGCCCCGGCGCCGCGGCCAGCGCGATCCGCGAGCTCATGCAGGACGCGTTCGCCGCGGTCTGGGGTGGGCTGGCGGAGAACGACGGCTTCAACGCGCTCGTGCTCCGCGCCGGCCAGACCTGGCGTCAGGCGACGATCCTGCGCGCGTACGCGAAGTACATGCGGCAGACCGGTTCGACGTTCAGCCAGAGCTACATCGAGGACACGTTGACCGCGAACGTGGACCTGGCGCGGATGCTCGTCGAGCTGTTCGAGACGCGCTTCGACCCGGCCCGCGAGCTCGGCGTGAAGGCGCGTAAAGCCCAGGTTGACGCCGTGACCGAACGCATCGAGCGGGCGCTCGACGCGGTGCAGAGCCTCGACCAGGACCGCATCATCCGTTCGTTCCTCAACCTGATGCGCACGACGCTGCGGACGAACTACTTCCAGCGCGACGCCGAGGGCAAGCCCAAGAAGTACGTGTCGTTCAAGTTCGACCCGAAGAAGAACCCCGAGCTGCCCGAACCCAAGCCCCGCTTCGAGATCTGGGTCTACTCGCCGCGCGTCGAGGGCGTGCACCTGCGGTTCGGGCCGGTCGCGCGCGGCGGTCTGCGTTGGTCCGACCGGCGCGAGGACTTCCGGACAGAGGTGCTCGGCCTGGTCAAGGCACAGATGGTGAAGAACTCGGTGATCGTGCCGGTCGGTGCGAAGGGCGGCTTCTACGCCAAGCGGCTGCCGGACCCGGCGGTCGACCGCGAGGCCTGGCTGGCCGAGGGGATCGCCTGCTACCGCACGTTCATCTCGGGTCTGCTCGACATCACCGACAACCTGCGCGGCTCGGAGACGATCCCGCCGCTGGACGTCGTACGCCACGACAAGGACGACTCCTACCTCGTCGTCGCCGCGGACAAGGGCACGGCGACGTTCTCCGACATCGCGAACGACCTGGCGATCTCGTACGGCTTCTGGCTCGGCGACGCGTTCGCGTCCGGCGGGTCGACCGGCTACGACCACAAGGGCATGGGCATCACCGCCCGCGGCGCGTGGGAGTCGGTCAAGCGGCACTTCCGCGAGATGGGTCGCGACTGCCAGAACGAGGACTTCACCTGCGTCGGCATCGGCGACATGTCCGGCGACGTGTTCGGCAACGGCATGCTGCTGTCGGAGCACACCAAGCTGGTTGCGGCGTTCGACCACCGGCACGTCTTCCTCGACCCGCAGCCCGACGCGGCCGTCTCGGTCGCCGAACGCCGCCGCCTGTTCCAGCTGCCGCGGTCGAGCTGGGCCGACTACAACGCCGACCTGATCTCGGCCGGCGGCGGGGTGTTCCCGCGTACGGCGAAGTCGATCCCGATCTCGGCCGAGGTACGCGAGGCGCTGGGCATCTCGCGGTCGTCGGTGACCTCGATGACGCCGAACGACCTGATCCACGCGATCCTCTGTGCGCCGGTCGACCTGCTGTGGAACGGCGGCATCGGCACGTACGTGAAGGCGACGACCGAGACGCACGGCGACGCGGGCGACAAGGCCAACGACGTCGTCCGCATCAACGGCACCGAGCTGCGCGCGAAGTGCGTCGGCGAGGGTGGCAACCTCGGGTTGACGCAGCTCGGACGGATCGAATACGCCTTGCGTGGTGGGCGCATCAACACCGACTTCATCGACAACACCGCCGGTGTCGACACGTCCGACCACGAGGTCAACATCAAGATCCTGCTCGACCGGGTCGTGCACGACGGCGACCTGACCGAGAAGCAGCGCAACGAGATCCTCGCGAGCATGACCGACGAGGTCGGCGAGCTCGTTCTGCGCAACAACTATGACCAGAACGTCGCGCTGCAGAAGGCGCAAGCCCTGGCGCCGGCGCTGCTGCACGTGCACGCGGAGTGGATCAACCGGCTGGAGAAGGCGGATCTCCTCGACCGCGAGATCGAGTTCCTGCCCAACCTGCGGCAGCTGCGGGAACGCCAGCAGCAGGGGATCGGCCTCACACCGCCGGAGCTCGCGGTGCTGATGGCGTACACGAAGATCGTGCTGTCGTCGGAGCTGCTGGAGACGAAGCTGCCGGACGACCCGTACCTGCGGCGCCAGCTCGTCGACTACTTCCCGACGCCGATGCGCGAACGCTTCGACGCGCAGATGGACGCGCACCCGTTGCGCCGGGAGATCGTGACGACGGAGGCGGTGAACCAGCTCGTCAACACGGCGGGGATCACGTTCTACCACCGGCTGTCGCTGGAGACGGGTGCGCCGGCGGAGGAGCTGACGCGCGCGCACGTCGTGGCGCGGAACATCTACGGCGTCGACGAGGTGTGGGCCGCGGTTGAGGCCCTGGACAACACGATCGACTCGGCCGTGCAGGTGCGGATGCGCTTGGAGGCGCGGACGATCGCCGAACGTGCGGCGCGCTGGCTGGTGCAGAACAGGCGGCCGCCGATCGACATCGCGTCGACGATCGAGTACTTCGCCTCTGGGTTGTCGACCTTGATGGCGGCGCTGCCTTCGGTGCTCACTGGGCGGGAGGCCGACCAGCTGGCGAAGCGGCGCGACTCGTTGCTGAAGGGCGGCGTGTCGGAGGAGCTGGCGACGCGGGTCGCGGTGTTCTCGCCTGCCTATGCGGGGCTGGGTCTCGTGGAGACGGCGCGGCGTACGTCGACCGACGTCGTCGACGTGGCGCGGGCGCACTTCACGCTGGGGGAGCGGCTCGAGGTGGGCCGGCTGCTGGAGAAGATCCTCTCGCTGCCGCGCGACGACCGGTGGAAGACGACGGCGCGGGCCGCTTTGCGCGACGACCTGCACGCCGTGCACGCGCAGCTGACGCAGAACGTTCTGGAGGCTTCGCCTCCGGAGGCGACCGCGGCCGAACGCGTGGCGGCGTGGGAGCAGCGCGACGCGACGCTGGTGTCGCGGACCCGTTCGACCCTGGCCGAGATCGTCGACGGCGACGTCACCGACCTCGCCCGCCTGTCCGTCGGCCTCCGCGTCGTCCGCCGCCTGCTCCCGACGACGGCCTAG
- a CDS encoding ester cyclase: MSKSFMRYLDTVIEGGDLRPFFTEDVELVVHGMPEIVRGRDEVATALDAMHGAFDGGPEPRAIVVGDRNAAAEAVWVGTHTGTFAGIEATGRQVRVPYAVLYDLTEDGISSLRIHGIHAGLMEQLR, from the coding sequence ATGTCCAAGTCATTCATGAGATATCTCGACACGGTCATCGAGGGCGGTGACCTCAGGCCGTTCTTCACCGAGGATGTCGAGCTGGTCGTCCACGGGATGCCGGAGATCGTGCGGGGACGCGACGAGGTGGCGACGGCCCTCGACGCCATGCACGGCGCGTTCGACGGCGGGCCGGAACCGCGGGCGATTGTCGTCGGTGACCGGAACGCGGCGGCCGAGGCCGTCTGGGTCGGCACCCACACCGGGACGTTCGCCGGGATCGAGGCGACCGGGCGGCAGGTGCGGGTCCCGTACGCCGTGCTCTACGACCTCACCGAGGACGGGATCTCCTCGCTGCGCATCCACGGCATCCACGCTGGTCTGATGGAGCAGCTGCGGTAG
- a CDS encoding DinB family protein has protein sequence MLVYVENGVAMAFDRGSAAWTFDLDWWGVCGQGVDEEAALAELTRQVGEGLVVAERIEGDEGLFARDRLPCTEAGRQRTLAILAEVRADTIALVRACSDEVLDWDDPERQLPTYARWRTIRQLAWHVVDTESRYYLPSTGLGYREPLPNLVDELEASAGHVRSTIATMPPDAASTGWSAVKLLRRLAWHERGELEVMRAISRGHPAAGR, from the coding sequence ATGTTGGTCTATGTGGAGAACGGCGTCGCGATGGCGTTCGACCGTGGGAGCGCGGCGTGGACCTTCGACCTGGACTGGTGGGGCGTCTGCGGACAGGGAGTCGACGAGGAGGCGGCGCTGGCTGAGCTCACCCGGCAGGTCGGTGAAGGGCTGGTGGTGGCCGAGCGGATCGAGGGTGACGAGGGGTTGTTCGCGCGGGATCGGTTGCCGTGCACGGAGGCGGGACGTCAGCGCACGTTGGCGATTCTGGCCGAGGTCCGGGCTGACACGATCGCGCTGGTCCGCGCCTGCTCGGACGAGGTGCTCGACTGGGACGACCCCGAGCGCCAGCTGCCGACCTACGCCAGGTGGCGGACGATCAGGCAGCTCGCCTGGCACGTCGTCGACACCGAGAGCCGGTACTACCTGCCCTCTACCGGCCTCGGCTACCGCGAACCGCTCCCGAACCTCGTCGACGAGCTCGAGGCCTCAGCCGGGCACGTGCGATCGACGATCGCCACGATGCCCCCTGACGCCGCAAGCACGGGCTGGAGCGCGGTGAAGCTGCTCCGCCGGCTCGCTTGGCACGAGCGCGGGGAGCTCGAGGTCATGCGCGCGATCAGCAGAGGCCACCCAGCAGCTGGTCGTTGA
- a CDS encoding FAD-dependent monooxygenase, with the protein MYDVIIAGAGPNGLLMATELALAGVKPLVLERREEVDVSPKANGLVGQVNQALDFRGIYERFAGTTQPPTAVPAYPFAAMTLGLAGIDRNPMYVLPIQQRRMEELLAERASELDVEIRRGHEVRSLTQQGESVTVRIATSSGEYELEAKYLVAADGGRSAIRKQLGIGFPGITDTSFVGRAGVVGIDAPTANQETGELDVPGHGTLRPMTFTRTEGGLFAFAMFVPGQFRVTFLEWTDAEVPGDDVPVTFDELGAAARRVLGAELTMHEPPDGVPAMLGRSTDGINSRQAERYREGRVFLVGDAAHVHSAMGGPGLNLGLQDALNLGWKLAATIKGWAPDGLLDTYDTERRPVGERVLMHTRAQLALVAPGPNVTALRELCGELLQDKANVQHIADLMSGADVRYEHGDHELTGRFFADRALHGDGGLTRFAHLMRGARPVLLLMNDRSDLADLATGWADRVELVRAQPVDHAPPAEAVLVRPDGYVAWAGSAAEGLERALATWFGVAQVRA; encoded by the coding sequence ATGTACGACGTCATCATCGCCGGCGCCGGACCGAACGGCCTCCTGATGGCCACCGAGCTCGCCCTCGCCGGCGTCAAGCCGCTCGTGCTGGAACGTCGCGAAGAAGTTGACGTGTCACCCAAAGCGAACGGACTCGTCGGCCAGGTCAACCAGGCGCTGGACTTCCGCGGCATCTACGAGCGCTTCGCCGGTACGACGCAGCCACCGACCGCGGTCCCGGCGTACCCGTTCGCGGCCATGACCCTCGGCCTCGCCGGCATCGACCGCAACCCGATGTACGTGCTGCCGATCCAGCAACGCCGCATGGAGGAACTTCTCGCCGAACGAGCAAGCGAGCTCGACGTCGAGATCCGCCGCGGCCACGAGGTCAGAAGCCTCACCCAGCAAGGCGAAAGTGTCACGGTGCGGATCGCGACGAGCAGTGGCGAGTACGAGCTCGAAGCCAAGTACCTCGTCGCCGCGGACGGCGGCCGCAGCGCGATCCGCAAGCAACTCGGCATCGGCTTCCCCGGCATCACCGACACCTCGTTCGTCGGTCGCGCTGGCGTCGTCGGCATCGACGCGCCGACGGCCAACCAGGAGACCGGCGAGCTGGACGTCCCGGGGCACGGCACGCTGCGGCCGATGACGTTCACGAGGACGGAGGGCGGGCTGTTCGCGTTCGCGATGTTCGTGCCCGGCCAGTTCCGCGTCACGTTCCTCGAGTGGACCGACGCCGAGGTCCCCGGCGACGACGTCCCAGTCACGTTCGACGAGCTCGGCGCCGCCGCGCGCCGCGTGCTCGGCGCCGAGCTGACCATGCACGAGCCGCCGGACGGCGTACCGGCGATGCTGGGGCGCTCGACCGACGGCATCAACTCGAGGCAGGCCGAGCGGTACCGCGAGGGCCGCGTGTTCCTCGTCGGCGACGCCGCGCACGTGCACTCCGCGATGGGCGGACCGGGGCTCAACCTCGGCCTGCAGGATGCGCTGAACCTCGGTTGGAAGCTCGCGGCCACGATCAAGGGATGGGCGCCGGACGGCCTGCTCGACACGTACGACACCGAGCGCCGACCGGTCGGCGAACGCGTCCTCATGCACACAAGGGCGCAGCTCGCGCTCGTCGCGCCCGGGCCGAACGTCACGGCGCTCCGCGAGCTGTGCGGCGAACTGCTGCAGGACAAGGCGAACGTCCAGCACATCGCCGACCTCATGTCCGGCGCGGACGTCCGCTACGAGCATGGCGACCACGAGCTCACCGGCCGCTTCTTCGCCGACCGCGCCCTCCACGGCGACGGTGGGCTCACCCGCTTCGCCCACCTGATGCGCGGTGCCAGGCCCGTTCTGCTGCTGATGAACGACCGCTCCGACCTCGCCGACCTCGCGACCGGCTGGGCGGATCGGGTCGAGCTGGTGCGCGCCCAACCCGTCGACCACGCCCCACCCGCCGAGGCCGTGCTGGTGCGTCCGGACGGCTACGTCGCCTGGGCCGGCAGCGCGGCCGAGGGTCTGGAACGGGCGCTCGCCACCTGGTTCGGAGTCGCACAGGTGAGAGCCTGA
- a CDS encoding acyl-CoA-like ligand-binding transcription factor, with protein sequence MAGLRERKKEQTRQALSWAAVKLSVQRGFENVLVEDIAAEAGVSPRTFNNYFSSKAEAVAARHLDRITVIASLLRERPKDEPIWTAITAAVLDQDGLDAEPPAGWVEGVRVMVETPALQGEIAKAYIVAGRTLAEVIAERTGTNPERDLYPKLVAQMVGVAYDVATTHWMHTTDRPQPLGDLLRESLEQVTSGLPDPQS encoded by the coding sequence ATGGCCGGACTCCGAGAGCGCAAGAAAGAACAGACCCGCCAAGCCCTCAGCTGGGCCGCGGTCAAGCTCTCCGTCCAGCGCGGCTTCGAGAACGTGCTTGTCGAGGACATCGCCGCGGAGGCGGGCGTCTCGCCGCGAACGTTCAACAACTACTTCTCCAGCAAGGCCGAAGCCGTCGCCGCCCGCCACCTCGACCGCATCACCGTCATCGCCAGCCTGCTTCGCGAACGCCCCAAGGACGAGCCGATCTGGACGGCGATCACCGCCGCCGTTCTCGACCAGGACGGTCTCGACGCCGAGCCGCCCGCCGGGTGGGTCGAGGGCGTACGAGTGATGGTCGAAACCCCTGCCCTGCAAGGCGAAATCGCCAAAGCGTACATCGTCGCCGGTCGCACCCTCGCCGAGGTTATCGCCGAACGTACCGGCACCAACCCCGAGCGCGACCTCTACCCGAAGCTCGTCGCCCAGATGGTCGGCGTCGCGTACGACGTCGCCACCACCCACTGGATGCACACGACCGACCGACCCCAACCGCTCGGCGACCTCCTCCGCGAGTCCCTCGAACAGGTCACCTCCGGCCTCCCCGACCCCCAGAGCTAA
- a CDS encoding transcriptional regulator, with product MTTDPAPVSGLHDLLLDPTRLRIVAVVAPASKVEFSFVREATGLSDSALSKQLRTLTEAGLVEQEKLRTGPARSRTWIKLTPDGRAILTAHTEALTSIARHSATPE from the coding sequence ATGACAACTGACCCGGCCCCGGTAAGCGGGCTGCACGACCTTCTGCTCGACCCCACCCGCCTCCGCATCGTGGCCGTGGTGGCCCCGGCGTCGAAGGTGGAGTTCAGCTTCGTCCGCGAGGCCACGGGCCTGAGCGACTCGGCATTGTCGAAGCAGCTGCGGACGCTGACCGAGGCGGGGCTGGTAGAGCAGGAGAAGCTGCGAACGGGACCAGCCCGTTCGCGAACGTGGATCAAGCTGACCCCCGACGGCCGCGCAATCCTCACCGCCCACACCGAGGCCCTGACCTCGATCGCCCGCCACTCGGCCACGCCGGAGTAG
- a CDS encoding CpaF family protein — MTAVDIIDAEVREQVRRQGLDPLVEAAAVRRLIDAAVLQYDERTLVQTLPPLGDVREVVREVFNAIAGFGPLQKYLDDPTIEEIWINEPSKVFIARNGRSELTTTVLTADEVRDLCERMLKTTGRRIDFSTPFVDAMLPDGSRLHVVIPDITRTHWAINIRKFVVKATHLEDLVSLGTISSQGAAFLEACSVAGLNILVAGGTQAGKTTLLNCLAAAVPPRERVISCEEVFELKIPLPDWVSMQTRQSNLEGTGEIRLRNLVKEALRMRPSRIIVGEVRAEECLDLLIALNSGLPGMCTIHANSAREAITKMCTLPLLAGENIGSRFVVPTVAGAVDIVVHTQLIESGRRRVREICAVPGRVEGDIVELEPIFVLRGDRLVRADGYPPHVERFERIGYDLSRLLAPRFEGVA; from the coding sequence ATGACTGCGGTCGACATCATCGACGCCGAAGTGCGGGAGCAGGTACGCCGGCAGGGGTTGGATCCCCTGGTGGAGGCCGCTGCCGTACGGAGGCTCATCGACGCGGCGGTGCTCCAGTACGACGAGCGCACGCTGGTCCAGACACTTCCTCCACTCGGCGACGTCCGCGAGGTGGTCCGCGAGGTCTTCAACGCGATCGCCGGCTTCGGCCCACTCCAGAAGTACCTCGACGATCCCACGATCGAAGAGATCTGGATCAACGAGCCCTCGAAGGTCTTCATCGCGAGGAACGGTCGCAGCGAGCTCACCACGACGGTGCTCACCGCCGACGAGGTGCGCGACCTGTGCGAGCGCATGCTCAAGACCACCGGCAGGCGGATCGACTTCTCCACCCCGTTCGTCGACGCGATGCTCCCCGACGGCAGCCGGCTGCACGTCGTGATCCCGGACATCACCAGGACGCACTGGGCGATCAACATCCGGAAGTTCGTCGTCAAGGCGACCCACCTCGAGGACCTCGTGTCGCTCGGCACGATCTCCAGCCAGGGCGCGGCATTCCTCGAAGCGTGCTCGGTCGCCGGCCTCAACATCCTGGTCGCCGGTGGTACGCAGGCAGGCAAGACCACCTTGCTCAACTGCCTCGCCGCCGCCGTTCCCCCGCGGGAGCGCGTGATCAGCTGCGAAGAGGTCTTCGAGCTGAAGATCCCGCTGCCCGACTGGGTGTCCATGCAGACAAGGCAGTCCAACCTCGAGGGAACGGGCGAGATCCGGCTCCGCAACCTCGTCAAGGAAGCCTTGCGGATGCGCCCCAGCCGCATCATCGTCGGTGAGGTACGTGCCGAGGAGTGCCTCGACCTCCTCATCGCACTGAACTCCGGCCTCCCCGGCATGTGCACCATCCACGCCAACTCCGCGCGCGAGGCCATCACCAAGATGTGCACGCTCCCGCTGCTCGCGGGAGAGAACATCGGCTCGAGGTTCGTCGTCCCCACGGTCGCCGGCGCGGTCGACATCGTCGTCCACACCCAGCTCATTGAGAGCGGCAGACGACGTGTAAGAGAGATCTGCGCGGTCCCCGGCCGCGTCGAGGGCGACATCGTCGAGCTCGAGCCGATCTTCGTCCTCCGCGGCGACCGCCTGGTCCGCGCCGACGGTTACCCGCCGCACGTCGAGCGCTTCGAGCGCATCGGGTACGACCTGTCCCGCCTCCTCGCGCCTCGCTTCGAAGGAGTGGCGTAG